One genomic region from Terasakiella sp. SH-1 encodes:
- a CDS encoding ABC transporter substrate binding protein — protein sequence MGAFFLGFILFVLWLNMSRPTVLILHSYSTDYIWTREINVGLERILEQESWLDIRYHYMGTKKKGGKNFKHRAGVAARKAIDDMQPDVLIAIDDNAQKLAAKHYINDPKMKIVFAGVNGCQESYGYREATNATGILECKPVDAVEELVKMLFADHFKDKLPKAVFASDTSFSASIDAKFLTDNQWTALDFQSPIAFDTFEAWQSYVRTVDNTADLLLVGAYRKMYRNDEDKANERKFVTSTEVGSWTEANSPIPVIGINDFNTRDGIMISVGASPYEQGETAAEYALHILKDGKEIKDIPITSSEQYLVAMRKSALEKRGIHAPKVLEAFARATENYFE from the coding sequence ATGGGGGCTTTTTTTCTGGGGTTTATTCTGTTTGTGCTGTGGCTCAATATGTCCAGACCAACTGTTTTAATCCTGCACAGTTATTCGACTGACTATATCTGGACCCGTGAAATTAATGTCGGGCTGGAGCGCATTCTGGAACAGGAAAGCTGGCTGGATATTCGCTACCATTATATGGGGACCAAGAAAAAAGGCGGCAAAAACTTTAAACACCGCGCAGGCGTTGCCGCACGCAAAGCCATTGATGATATGCAGCCCGATGTCCTCATCGCCATTGATGACAATGCACAAAAACTGGCCGCAAAACATTACATCAACGATCCCAAAATGAAGATCGTTTTTGCCGGGGTCAATGGCTGTCAGGAATCCTATGGCTATCGCGAAGCCACAAATGCGACAGGCATTTTGGAATGCAAACCCGTTGATGCCGTTGAAGAACTCGTCAAAATGCTTTTTGCTGATCATTTCAAAGACAAGCTGCCAAAGGCAGTCTTTGCCAGCGACACGTCTTTCTCCGCCTCAATTGATGCGAAATTTTTGACCGATAACCAATGGACAGCTTTAGACTTCCAGTCTCCCATCGCCTTCGATACGTTTGAAGCTTGGCAAAGCTATGTACGCACCGTTGATAACACGGCTGACCTCTTGTTGGTTGGTGCCTATCGTAAAATGTATCGCAATGATGAAGATAAGGCCAATGAGCGGAAATTCGTCACATCCACCGAAGTCGGCAGCTGGACGGAGGCAAACTCCCCCATTCCCGTGATTGGCATCAATGATTTCAACACACGCGATGGCATCATGATCTCGGTCGGGGCCTCACCTTATGAACAAGGCGAAACCGCCGCCGAATATGCCCTGCATATTTTAAAAGACGGTAAAGAAATCAAAGACATCCCGATTACCTCATCAGAACAATATCTTGTTGCCATGCGCAAAAGCGCCCTGGAAAAAAGAGGCATTCATGCCCCCAAAGTCCTGGAAGCCTTCGCCCGCGCCACAGAAAACTATTTTGAATAA
- a CDS encoding ABC transporter substrate-binding protein produces the protein MKRLLILLAAILTIGVWGFSVFSDKSLSTKRQVEPYQIALVGPMSGKDQVYGKAMENGARLYINEYNAKRSNEERPLELVVHDDANNAEQAQKIAQQIATDNKTIAVLGHRSSRTTTPASTIYNTHKTPMIAGTATAPAVTKNKDWIFRVVPDNTLQGQFVARYAKSNGHQNISVIYDSDTYGTSLYESFKNSANELGLNAFSSHKLDTEVKNLNEQSKAIVSALAQGPKPDLIFLALHDDEGAIVIRDIKNRGFDWPMIGSASIGKQTFPQLFDGLPQEKKQPGFYTDNLLALSSLIFDVAGEKAQNFTHLYEKHYGIEADSSAAAYYDAAHLIGQALENGAWTEGMNHQQVRENIHAHLHDMKSPSNAMRGITGLISFDDNGNVAKSVHVGMFRDNRLVSATTQLQDIQNPRLVSSLDLSEGRVLEMNDNLFYKTDVIYTGISPINLTNFDPVTLTYEADFYLWFRGGADFDPHNIHFLNAIGDLEIGDAVEKRLNGQIPYQLYRIKGRFQAKAVKGRDAFGEYNLGISFRHQSLPGANLIYVADDIGMGGMQNWRNKIRKERLFDGSTDWAIRDAAVFQDSMRKEAYGNPELLSAVSDLSDYSRFTMMLSVSENRLRLRGIIPPAIQGTALALSILAVLGFMFIAEKNPGIHKEWPVWLSDVLTWMVLLSAGEAVILGWCAERWGHMYLQAISNGFEVAWWLIGGHFIQRAVALFVWAPLEKKTDRPIPRIVRNFGMVIIYALSVLGLLAFVFEQDLTKLLATSGLLAMIIGLALQPNLINIFSGIAISLEKSFKIGDKVKVNNISGEVVDMNWRATKIKTNDKTIISVPNGTMANTTINNLSSSNAVVKGDLTISLDRCFDPHMVMAKVKEIGEAIDGTDKIAISVKTVTTKHIEYAVKIVHATDADKDVVNRIWNEIWQFINELKPPQTESLQTDAA, from the coding sequence ATGAAGCGTTTACTAATCTTATTGGCAGCAATACTCACCATAGGCGTTTGGGGATTTAGTGTTTTTTCCGATAAATCCTTATCAACCAAACGTCAGGTCGAGCCCTATCAAATCGCCCTTGTTGGCCCCATGAGCGGCAAGGATCAAGTATACGGCAAGGCGATGGAAAACGGGGCACGCCTTTATATTAACGAATATAATGCCAAACGCAGCAATGAAGAACGCCCGCTGGAACTTGTTGTCCATGACGATGCCAACAACGCTGAACAGGCTCAAAAAATCGCCCAGCAGATCGCGACAGATAACAAGACGATTGCCGTGCTGGGCCACCGTTCCAGCCGGACCACAACCCCGGCTTCAACCATTTATAATACCCATAAAACCCCCATGATTGCGGGAACAGCGACAGCCCCGGCTGTTACAAAAAACAAGGACTGGATTTTCCGGGTTGTGCCCGACAACACCTTACAGGGGCAGTTTGTCGCCCGTTACGCCAAATCCAACGGGCACCAGAACATCAGCGTCATTTATGATAGTGATACATACGGGACCTCCCTTTATGAATCTTTCAAAAACAGTGCAAACGAACTGGGGTTGAATGCCTTTTCCAGCCACAAGCTGGATACGGAGGTCAAAAACCTCAACGAACAAAGCAAAGCCATTGTCAGTGCCCTTGCCCAAGGCCCCAAACCCGATCTCATTTTTTTGGCCTTACATGATGATGAAGGCGCGATTGTCATTCGTGATATTAAAAATCGTGGGTTTGACTGGCCGATGATTGGCAGTGCCTCAATCGGGAAGCAAACCTTCCCCCAACTGTTTGACGGCCTGCCTCAGGAAAAGAAACAGCCGGGTTTCTATACCGACAATCTTCTGGCCCTTTCCTCTTTGATTTTTGATGTGGCGGGTGAAAAGGCACAAAACTTCACCCACCTTTATGAAAAACACTACGGTATTGAGGCGGATTCTTCTGCCGCAGCTTATTACGACGCAGCTCATCTGATCGGTCAGGCTCTGGAAAATGGGGCATGGACAGAGGGCATGAACCATCAACAGGTTCGAGAAAACATTCACGCCCATCTGCATGATATGAAAAGCCCCTCTAACGCCATGCGTGGTATCACAGGGTTAATTTCCTTTGACGACAACGGTAATGTGGCCAAATCCGTTCATGTTGGGATGTTTCGTGACAATCGTCTGGTCTCGGCCACCACCCAGCTCCAAGATATCCAGAACCCGCGCCTGGTTTCGTCTTTGGACCTCAGCGAAGGGCGGGTGTTGGAAATGAATGATAACCTGTTTTATAAAACAGATGTCATTTACACAGGTATTTCCCCCATCAACCTAACCAATTTTGACCCTGTCACCCTGACTTATGAAGCCGATTTTTACCTGTGGTTTCGCGGTGGTGCTGATTTTGATCCACACAACATTCATTTCCTCAACGCCATTGGTGATCTGGAAATTGGCGATGCGGTTGAAAAACGCCTGAACGGTCAAATCCCTTATCAGCTTTATCGGATCAAAGGGCGCTTTCAGGCCAAAGCCGTCAAAGGCCGGGATGCCTTTGGTGAATATAATCTCGGCATTTCCTTTCGCCACCAGTCCCTTCCCGGTGCCAATCTGATTTATGTTGCCGATGATATCGGTATGGGAGGCATGCAAAACTGGCGCAATAAAATACGCAAAGAACGTCTCTTTGATGGATCGACCGACTGGGCCATTCGTGATGCGGCTGTTTTTCAAGACAGCATGCGTAAAGAAGCTTACGGCAACCCGGAACTTTTATCAGCGGTTTCAGATTTATCGGATTATTCCCGTTTCACCATGATGCTCTCTGTTTCAGAAAACCGTTTGCGCCTGCGCGGCATTATCCCGCCAGCCATTCAGGGAACAGCTCTTGCCCTGAGCATTCTGGCTGTTCTTGGTTTTATGTTTATTGCTGAAAAGAACCCCGGCATTCATAAAGAATGGCCTGTCTGGCTGTCTGATGTTCTCACCTGGATGGTTCTCCTTTCAGCAGGCGAAGCCGTTATTTTAGGATGGTGTGCTGAACGTTGGGGCCATATGTATTTACAAGCCATTAGCAATGGTTTCGAAGTTGCCTGGTGGCTGATAGGTGGACACTTCATTCAGCGCGCCGTCGCCCTATTTGTCTGGGCCCCTCTTGAGAAAAAAACTGATCGCCCCATTCCCCGAATTGTGCGCAACTTTGGCATGGTGATCATTTATGCCCTGTCCGTCCTCGGGCTGCTTGCCTTTGTCTTTGAACAAGATCTGACCAAACTGCTGGCGACTTCTGGCCTGCTTGCCATGATCATTGGTCTGGCCCTGCAACCAAACCTGATCAATATTTTCTCCGGCATTGCCATCAGTCTGGAAAAAAGCTTCAAGATTGGCGACAAGGTAAAGGTTAATAATATTTCCGGTGAAGTCGTCGATATGAACTGGCGAGCTACCAAAATCAAAACCAATGATAAAACCATCATCTCTGTGCCCAATGGCACCATGGCCAACACCACAATCAATAACCTCAGCAGTTCCAATGCCGTGGTAAAAGGCGACCTGACCATCAGTCTGGACCGTTGTTTTGACCCCCATATGGTCATGGCAAAGGTCAAGGAAATTGGTGAAGCTATTGATGGCACAGATAAAATCGCCATTAGCGTAAAAACTGTCACCACCAAACATATCGAATACGCGGTTAAAATCGTTCATGCCACCGATGCCGACAAAGATGTGGTCAACCGCATTTGGAATGAAATCTGGCAGTTCATCAACGAACTGAAACCACCGCAAACTGAAAGCCTCCAAACAGATGCCGCCTGA
- a CDS encoding GAF domain-containing protein has product MPPDATSRNPRHTELLLDISQEISDKDSLDEVLFCLLEITTMESNAERGTLFLYDDTTHELFSRIAMGNLTEEIRIAPDTGIAGHVFSTGESLIIDDAYDDERFNKEIDANTGFTTRNILCVPIQTLEGDIIGVAQMLNKQGGPFSKTDQTHLENMTMKVAHELTTAYYIEKTQPFFLKKLKELWHALFGA; this is encoded by the coding sequence ATGCCGCCTGATGCCACAAGCCGAAACCCCCGCCATACCGAGCTGTTGCTGGACATTTCACAGGAAATTTCTGACAAGGATAGTCTGGATGAAGTCCTGTTCTGCCTGTTGGAAATCACCACAATGGAAAGTAACGCCGAACGGGGCACGCTGTTTCTTTATGACGACACAACACACGAGCTGTTTTCCCGCATTGCCATGGGCAACCTGACCGAAGAAATTCGCATTGCTCCCGACACAGGGATCGCAGGTCATGTTTTTTCCACCGGGGAAAGCCTGATCATTGATGATGCCTATGATGATGAACGGTTTAATAAAGAGATTGATGCCAACACCGGGTTTACCACACGCAATATTCTATGTGTCCCGATCCAAACACTGGAAGGCGACATTATCGGTGTTGCTCAGATGCTCAACAAACAAGGTGGTCCCTTCAGCAAAACAGACCAAACCCACCTTGAAAATATGACTATGAAAGTGGCCCATGAACTCACCACGGCCTACTACATTGAAAAAACCCAACCCTTCTTTCTTAAAAAATTAAAGGAACTGTGGCATGCGCTCTTTGGTGCCTGA
- a CDS encoding SLC13 family permease — MRSLVPDRVAPASALPTPDHHNLASALLSEATFQSCSPAELARFLPYVKERSLQPGEVLQQEERPAAEMFLILEGAFEIIEKDGQIITIQNGFLGEEAAIGLDRYGATIKASTPAKVLVMPAKAISKLAEQPALKSRLLASFGGRLNPDTNETGTRHHTASNKSKDSPRLFLGWLVALCAPLLLFWYFHASDSLPNTQALYLLCTLSSAISMWVFRLLPDFVPALFLVLSIILTGVAPPDIALGGFASDSFFMALSILGLSAVITFSGLSFRALLWLLQLGPAHKAWYNFSLFITGTALTPMVPTTNGRIAIVSPFMSDLLRAFKPADAKAEASRLAGSVVGGVSLLSAVFLSSKSVNFVIFGMLPFQEQFRFQWLYWLYAASLCGAILMALYFLGLWLLFRNKSNPSISKSLVLQQKRILGPITPPEWACMFGLGVLFASFLTTGLHGIEIPWVALAIVMSLLIFGFLGKKAFREKIDWSFLIFLGALIGVVRAMRYVELDDWLSQQISWLGTYMENEFNLFILVLAATIFVIRLALPINATVIIFATLLIPTAINIGVNPWVVGFIILLLAENFLWPYQASYYTMFVSLVGPQGRADDRKLVILNFLTFGFKLIAIYASIPFWQYLGLL, encoded by the coding sequence ATGCGCTCTTTGGTGCCTGATCGTGTCGCCCCGGCTTCAGCCCTCCCGACACCGGACCATCATAACCTTGCAAGCGCATTGTTATCAGAAGCAACCTTTCAAAGTTGCTCCCCTGCCGAGTTGGCTCGCTTTCTGCCTTATGTAAAAGAACGTTCTCTCCAACCCGGTGAGGTCTTGCAACAAGAAGAACGCCCAGCTGCTGAAATGTTTCTTATTTTGGAAGGGGCTTTTGAAATTATCGAAAAAGATGGTCAAATAATCACCATCCAAAATGGTTTTCTTGGGGAAGAAGCCGCCATTGGCCTTGATCGCTATGGGGCAACCATCAAAGCCTCGACCCCTGCCAAAGTTCTTGTCATGCCAGCAAAGGCCATTTCCAAACTGGCCGAACAACCTGCATTAAAAAGTCGTCTGCTCGCCTCTTTTGGCGGACGTTTAAACCCCGATACCAATGAAACGGGCACCCGGCATCATACGGCCTCAAATAAAAGCAAAGACTCCCCTCGCCTGTTTCTGGGCTGGCTGGTAGCCTTATGCGCCCCTCTTTTGCTGTTTTGGTATTTTCATGCAAGCGATAGCCTGCCCAACACGCAGGCGCTTTATTTGCTTTGCACACTCAGTTCCGCCATTAGCATGTGGGTCTTTCGTTTACTGCCGGATTTCGTCCCCGCCCTGTTTCTCGTTCTCAGTATTATCCTAACCGGTGTTGCCCCGCCAGATATTGCCCTGGGTGGTTTTGCCTCTGACAGTTTCTTTATGGCCTTAAGTATTCTGGGTCTCAGTGCCGTCATTACCTTTTCAGGTCTGAGTTTCCGTGCCCTTTTATGGTTGTTGCAACTCGGCCCTGCCCATAAGGCGTGGTATAATTTCAGTTTATTCATCACAGGCACAGCGCTGACCCCTATGGTACCGACGACCAATGGGCGGATTGCCATTGTCTCCCCCTTTATGTCTGACCTGTTGCGCGCTTTTAAACCCGCTGATGCCAAGGCCGAAGCCTCTCGTCTGGCGGGGAGTGTCGTTGGTGGGGTCAGCCTGCTCTCTGCAGTTTTCCTCAGCAGTAAATCCGTTAATTTTGTGATTTTCGGTATGCTGCCGTTTCAGGAGCAATTTCGTTTTCAGTGGCTCTACTGGCTTTATGCAGCCTCCCTTTGCGGGGCGATTTTGATGGCACTTTATTTTCTGGGGCTTTGGCTTCTGTTTCGCAACAAAAGCAATCCGTCCATTTCCAAATCCCTGGTCCTGCAACAAAAGCGGATTTTAGGCCCGATCACCCCGCCAGAATGGGCCTGTATGTTCGGCCTTGGCGTCCTTTTTGCCAGTTTCCTGACCACGGGATTACACGGCATTGAGATCCCTTGGGTTGCCCTCGCCATTGTCATGTCCCTTCTGATTTTTGGCTTTCTTGGCAAAAAAGCTTTTCGTGAGAAAATTGACTGGAGCTTCCTGATTTTTCTTGGGGCCTTAATCGGTGTTGTGCGGGCCATGCGTTATGTTGAACTGGATGACTGGCTCAGCCAGCAAATTTCCTGGCTTGGGACTTATATGGAAAACGAGTTCAACCTGTTTATCCTCGTCTTGGCCGCAACGATTTTTGTCATCCGTTTGGCCCTGCCCATCAATGCCACCGTGATTATTTTCGCCACTTTATTAATCCCCACAGCCATCAATATCGGGGTCAACCCATGGGTTGTCGGTTTTATTATTTTGTTGTTGGCTGAAAACTTCCTATGGCCCTATCAGGCATCTTATTACACCATGTTTGTTTCTTTGGTCGGGCCACAGGGGCGTGCTGATGATCGCAAGCTGGTTATCCTGAACTTTTTGACCTTCGGCTTTAAGCTGATTGCAATTTATGCCTCTATTCCTTTCTGGCAGTATCTGGGGTTACTCTAA